Below is a window of Edaphobacter dinghuensis DNA.
ACAAGGTTCGCTGCAGCTGGCCTCCATCCAACTCATCCGGCACTCAGGTGCTAATGCTCTCTGGATCGCTGCCGGACGTCCATAACCTCAACTCTGCGACCGTCGATATCTCCATCCCCGGCATTCCGGCGGATACGTTCCTGGACTGGCTGCATGTCGTCAATGAGCGTCTTCCTGAAGACGTCTCGATGGGTGGAACGCTGACGGGAAGCATCTCTCATCACCCCGAAGCATTGCCCGGTGCTCCCGCATGGCAGGGCGCGATCTTTGTTACGGGAGCCAAACTGATGAGTGCACATGCCGATGCCCCTTCGCTAGTCTCCGGTAATATCGCACTTCGCTCGGTTCAGGAGCCTGAAGTCAAAATGCATTCACGTGCGCATCACGTTGCTCCGGCTGCAACAACCGGTAGCAGCTTTGTACTGGCTCCCACCTTGATGGCGCTTGGAGGCAAAGAGCCTGCAACGTTGGAAGGTCACTTCGACGCGACCGGCTACACGCTGCACCTTACAGGCATGGCATCCCCCTCTCGCCTGCTTGCTCTGGGGACAGCGCTGCCTGAGCTGGGAGATGGCTTGACGGCTGTTTTGCCGCCCAGCCACGCGGCAACGCCCACGTTTGTCGATCTAACTGCGGTTCGCCCATGGTCGGGCGTGCAGGTCTGGACATCGGGTTTGGCGCATCCGGCTGCGCACCACTCGCGCCACGCAACACATCGCTAAGCTTAATGCATTACGATCTGCTTGGTATGCGTGCTTGCCCCAATCTCCGGTACGCTGCCATCATTCACGATGACCTCATCGGGAGTGCCTTCGAAGACGATGCGCGTCGAAGCGCTCGATCGACCCATGATGCGAAGCCGTTCAGTCGTCGTCAGCGCGCCTGAACGGACCGTGACGGGAACCTCGGCGGCAGCGTCGCCGTTGTTGCGCACCTCGATGGCGACCAGCCAGCTTGCGGCCTTCAGCCCCTGTGCCGGCAACTGGCGCGGTGTCACACTGGCGATGGTCAGGTCAGGCAGGCCGCGGTCTTGATAAACCCAGTCGTTGAAGAACCAATTGAGATCTTTGTGCGACGCCCGCTCCAGCACTCGCTGAAACTCCTTTGGATCGTCGTCCTGGCTGCCGATTTGACGATAGCCCTGAAGCGCCTGCTTGAGCACATCGTTTCCGACAATTGAACGCAGCATCCACAACACTGCTGCTGCCTTGGTCCGGTAGTAAATCTCGTCACTTGCCTGAATCAGGCTTTGGCCGCCTTGTGGCTGGTCTACTGCTTCAGTCGATGCGGGCTCGACCAGGGCAAGTGTATTGATCTGCTGTTGTAGTTGTTGCAAGGCAATGTCGCGGCCTTGCGTATGTTCCAGCCACAACAGCGACATGAACTGCGGCACTCCTTCGTCGAGCCACACGTGAGAGGAGCGGAACCATGCGTGTGTAAGGGAGTGAATTAGCGATGGGGCCAATGCATCCGAATCGATGGCACGCATCGGCGCAACGAGAAGAGAGTCGTCCTCAAACGGCTGGCCGCTGTGGTCAATGATATTGAGCGTGGTCAGAGGAGCCGGGCCAAGCCACTCCTTCAGGAGCGGTTGCACTTTGATGGCGGCTGCCGCGTAGCTGGGTACCGTGTCATAGTGGTCTGTGACGGCTGCGATCTCGTTGTTGTCCGTCGTGGTGGCGGCTCCTGCTGTGAGAAAGAGGCTGGGAGAGCGGAAACCCAGAGGGTGACGAGGGAAGTCTGCTGTCGCCACTCCCGGCGCATTGGCTGCCGATGCCGCATCGACGTTCTCGTTGACAGCAACCAGCGGTTGGCGCTGGCCGCAGAAGAAGGCTGCATCGGGTGGATTGCTGGTGTATTCGACGGCGAGCCGCAGATGGATCGTGGCATCGGCCTGCTGTAGCCGGGTCTTGCCGACGAGTTGGAAGAGCTTGGCTCCATCGCCCAGCAACGCGGGCGCGGATGCTGTGGGATACCACAATACGTTGCCGAAGCCACGCAGCGCCGTGCTGTCCGGGGCGATCTTGTCCCAATCTGCCGCTGCAGCCTGATCGACCGGCGCGCCAATACGTTCCAGGCGCTTGGCCGACTGTTGTATCTCACCGGAGTAGAACGTTGTCAGCTCAATCGTTGCTCCGGGGGCCAGAGGCTGCGGTAGGGTTACGATCGCTTCTTTTGCCTGCCCCGTGTGATCGGTGTCTGTGTCGACGAGGTGCTGCGCGAAGACCAGCGGAACGATGCGATCGCCGTTGCGCATCGCGAAGCTCTCCCACGTGAGCGATGAGGACAGTTGAAAGGCCAGATCGGTGAGTGGCTCGGTTCCCACGTTTCGTACGACGAGCTTTGCTCGTACCGAGAGCTGCGACTTGGCCGGAATCAAGTGCACGTCCAGGTCGTAGTCGACAAAGTTGAGCGAGCTGCGCTCCGCGTCGCTGATAGTATCGATGGACTTCGCGCTCTTCGTCTCGGACTGTGTAGGAGGATGGTCGCTGCTGAAGAGGACCTTGTCTTGCTGCCCGGTTGCGGACTGAGTCACAACGATGGAGCACAGGGAGACCGAGAGCGTGAGCAGGCAAAGGCGATTCTGGAAACGGTTTTGCGGAAAGATGGATATCAGCTTCAAATTCAAGATCCTAGTCCCTTGCGGGCTTTCTCTGGCTTCTTCGCCGGCTTCTCGGCCTGCGGGCGACGCTGGCGCATGGCTTCGTACATCACGACTGCGCCTGCAACCGAGACATTCAACGATGAGACCTGGCCCGCCATTGGAATGCGCAGAAGATGGTCGCAGGTCTTTTTGACCAGATCGTGTAGTCCTGCGCCCTCGCGTCCCAGTACAAGGACACAGTTGGTCTTGAAGTCGAACTCGGTGTAGTCGGGCGTGCCGCGCTCGTCGAGGCCCAGGACCCAGACGTGCTTTTGCTTCATCTGTTCGAGCGCGCGGACAAGGTTGGTGACGCGGGCGATGCGGACGTGCTCGGAGGCTCCGGCAGAGGTCTTTGCCACCGTGGCGGTGACCGGTGCGGAGCGGCGCTCGGGCAGGATGACCCCGTCAACTCCGGCACCGTCGGCGGTACGAAGCAAGGCGCCGAGATTGTGGGGGTCTTCAACGCCGTCGAGCGCGAGAAAAAAGCGATGCTGCCCTTCTTCTTTGGGCGTCAGAAGGTCTTCGACGCCGAGAAACTGACGCTCTCTGACGACAGCCAGCACGCCCTGGTGCGCATCGGTACGGGCGAGGCGGGTGAGCTGCTCCCGCGGTTCGAGCGCGACGCGGATGCCCGCAGTGCGGCAGAGCTGGATAAGGCGCTCGAGGCGTTCGTCGCGGCGCTCGCGGGCGACGCTTACGTGGTCAAGCTGGCGCGAACCGGAACGGATGGCCTCCTCGACTGGATGAAGACCGTACAGAACTTCCATAAGTTCAAGTATCGCAGGCTGGTGGCGATATTTCGAAACGCAGGTGTCCAGAGATGCCCAATGTACGAAAGGTTTCTCTACTCGAACGGGCATCTAAAAGACCCAATTTTCGTGCTTGGTGCGCTGGCTCGCATATCTTACTGATTCTGTTGAAGTTGCGTTGAGTGTCGGAACTCGGTCTTATAAAGAGTGGAAGCGGTTGGAGAAGATCCCGAGGTGACCTGAAAGACGCGACCCGGTTGCTGCGATAGGCAATTTAGAATGAATTCAGTCGGAAGCGTTACGGTAGGCGCTCCCCGGATAGGGATTCGTTGTTTTTGTATGGATAAAAGCAACTCCAACCGAGTCTTTTTTAAACGCACTCGCGTCAGAGAGAGTGTGCATGATGGAACAATCTCGCTGACGAACGTAGCGGCCGTCTTGACCCAGAGCGAGAATGTGGCCATTGCACAGGGTTTAAAACGTCAGGACCCCGAGCTGCTCGACCAGTTGATTGAACTCTATCAACATCGTCTGATGCGCTACTTGCTGTTTCTCACCGGCAAACGCGAGGTCGCCGAAGATTTGTTTCAGGAAACCTGGATGCGCGTTCTTTTGCGGGGCACGCAATATAACGGCAAGGCCCGCTTCGATACCTGGCTGTTTACGATCGCACGCAACTTGGTGATTGACCTCTCGCGGAAGCGCACCATGGCGAGCCTCGACGAGATGAGCGACAGCAAAGAAGATGATCGCCCGTTTGAGGTTGCCATGTCCGGCCCTTCGCCGTTGGAGCAGCTTGAGGAACGAGAGAACTGCGCCGAGGTAAGTGAGGTGCTGCTGAAGCTTGAGCCGAACTACCGCGAGGTATTGGTGCTGCGCTTCTACGAGGAACTCTCGCTTGAAGAGATCGCCGGTGTTACCCGCGCGCCTTTGTCCACGGTAAAATCCAGGCTCTATCGCGGGCTCGCGGCTTTGAAGCCGGAGATGGAACAGTTGCGCGCATCCCGTCCCGTGGGGGAGGCGGTTCTATGAAGAGCATTCTCGATGAGCACTCTTTATTGATGGAGACAGGCCGAGCGGGCGGCGGCTCCGGACTGCCAAAGATCAATGTGGCGGCGAAGGCATCGATGGTCAATCGGACGCACCGGGTAGTGCGAGAGCGGGCCAGGATGCTGGAGGCGCGTCGCAGCCGGATTCGCAGTCTCTGGATTCCGCTGGCGGTTAGCTCTGTGTTCCTGCTCCTGATCTGCTCCGCGGTGTGGACGGTGCTTGACGGCTATGAGCTGATCCCGATCGGCGTTCCCGATTCGAGCGATCAATTCCTTGTGCTGGCTCTGTGGTTCTTTCCTCTTTCAATGGCGCTATTGGTTACGGTATGGTTTCGGCGGATGCGTAAACGCTCCGGCAGCGAGACGATGCGATGACAATGCCTTGGAACCACAAATCGGATAGAACGCAGGGGGCTGCAGCGACGGATGAAGACCAGCTTAGCCTTATTCCGGCATGGTCTGTCATTCTGGCCATCGTTGTCTTCGGAGCAGTTCAGTATCTCTTTCAGGTCGTGATGCCACATCATCGGCACGAGATGTTGCCCATGCGCATCATCATGGGCTACTCGTGGGGAACTGCATTTGCCACCTACGTTCTGCTGATTGGCTATGTCAGCCGTGATGTGAAGCGGCGCAATATGTCGGCGGGGCTGTGGATGCTGGTGGTGATCGTCATGCCCGGTGGAATTGGCGCAGTAGTCTACTTCCTGCTGCGGCAGCCGATTCTTTCGCGTTGCCCGCATTGCAATACAGAGATTGCCTCAAGCATTCACTTCTGTCCGCAGTGCCAGTTTCAGGTGGCTCCAGTGTGCGGGCGCTGCTTTCGCGGTGTGCAGATTACCGATGTTTACTGCACCCAGTGCGGACATGATCTTGCCGAAGATCAGACGCCTGCGCGGTTGCGCATCTATAGCGATCAATCATAATTGCAGGTTGTCGCTGACCGATAGCGGCTGGCGAGTCCAGAGCGACTAATATTGTTGTATGCCATTGACCGCGCTCATCATCGATGACGAACCGCTGGCGCGACAGGAGCTTCAGTATCTGCTGGAGCGGGGTGGCGGCGTCGAGGTGCTGGCCCACGGAACCAACGGGATCGAAGCCGTGGACCTGATCCAGACACACAAACCCGATGTCGTATTCC
It encodes the following:
- the rlmB gene encoding 23S rRNA (guanosine(2251)-2'-O)-methyltransferase RlmB; translated protein: MEVLYGLHPVEEAIRSGSRQLDHVSVARERRDERLERLIQLCRTAGIRVALEPREQLTRLARTDAHQGVLAVVRERQFLGVEDLLTPKEEGQHRFFLALDGVEDPHNLGALLRTADGAGVDGVILPERRSAPVTATVAKTSAGASEHVRIARVTNLVRALEQMKQKHVWVLGLDERGTPDYTEFDFKTNCVLVLGREGAGLHDLVKKTCDHLLRIPMAGQVSSLNVSVAGAVVMYEAMRQRRPQAEKPAKKPEKARKGLGS
- a CDS encoding M1 family aminopeptidase → MKLISIFPQNRFQNRLCLLTLSVSLCSIVVTQSATGQQDKVLFSSDHPPTQSETKSAKSIDTISDAERSSLNFVDYDLDVHLIPAKSQLSVRAKLVVRNVGTEPLTDLAFQLSSSLTWESFAMRNGDRIVPLVFAQHLVDTDTDHTGQAKEAIVTLPQPLAPGATIELTTFYSGEIQQSAKRLERIGAPVDQAAAADWDKIAPDSTALRGFGNVLWYPTASAPALLGDGAKLFQLVGKTRLQQADATIHLRLAVEYTSNPPDAAFFCGQRQPLVAVNENVDAASAANAPGVATADFPRHPLGFRSPSLFLTAGAATTTDNNEIAAVTDHYDTVPSYAAAAIKVQPLLKEWLGPAPLTTLNIIDHSGQPFEDDSLLVAPMRAIDSDALAPSLIHSLTHAWFRSSHVWLDEGVPQFMSLLWLEHTQGRDIALQQLQQQINTLALVEPASTEAVDQPQGGQSLIQASDEIYYRTKAAAVLWMLRSIVGNDVLKQALQGYRQIGSQDDDPKEFQRVLERASHKDLNWFFNDWVYQDRGLPDLTIASVTPRQLPAQGLKAASWLVAIEVRNNGDAAAEVPVTVRSGALTTTERLRIMGRSSASTRIVFEGTPDEVIVNDGSVPEIGASTHTKQIVMH
- a CDS encoding RNA polymerase sigma factor, which gives rise to MHDGTISLTNVAAVLTQSENVAIAQGLKRQDPELLDQLIELYQHRLMRYLLFLTGKREVAEDLFQETWMRVLLRGTQYNGKARFDTWLFTIARNLVIDLSRKRTMASLDEMSDSKEDDRPFEVAMSGPSPLEQLEERENCAEVSEVLLKLEPNYREVLVLRFYEELSLEEIAGVTRAPLSTVKSRLYRGLAALKPEMEQLRASRPVGEAVL
- a CDS encoding zinc ribbon domain-containing protein, translating into MTMPWNHKSDRTQGAAATDEDQLSLIPAWSVILAIVVFGAVQYLFQVVMPHHRHEMLPMRIIMGYSWGTAFATYVLLIGYVSRDVKRRNMSAGLWMLVVIVMPGGIGAVVYFLLRQPILSRCPHCNTEIASSIHFCPQCQFQVAPVCGRCFRGVQITDVYCTQCGHDLAEDQTPARLRIYSDQS